The Vespula pensylvanica isolate Volc-1 chromosome 14, ASM1446617v1, whole genome shotgun sequence sequence TTGTGTtctgtatattattattaaagtaattaCTCCTTTAACGCATTTATTAAATGTCATTAATAATGTTTGTTGAAGGTCTTACCCAGTAATATTAGTAACAAATTCTTCCAAGTATTTTGTAGACTTTTCTAAATAGCCcatgtttattataatttgaacTACTTGTAAAAGAGCCAAAGATGGTTTTcgaaacaacgacgacaaacATCCACTAAATGTTCTTGTTAAAAGTAAATTTGTTGATTTACAAATCATTTCGTCTATTTCGGCTTGCGTAAAATTTAAATCTTCCGAATATTTCAAGCAAGcgtaaataaattctttaactTGTTGATAGACCTTTGGAACCATGGCtgaaaatggaaattttttagGAAACTTGGCCTTTTGTAATTCTTCATCATGATATGGAAAAGAACTAAGAATGCTTTCATATTCTGCTTGTGACGTGAcctgtaattaattaactgaTTTCTGATATATGATCTAAAGCACATAATGCTTTTTTCTTGATCCGATCAATATATCATACCTGTAACGGTAAAAAACTATCCTCGTCtaaaatatctcgaaaaacTTGAACCCAATGTTGCATAAGAACTTCGTTGTAATGTACACGAATTTCTTGTAGCAAATCCCAAAGTTGTCCAACAGGATATCCGTAATTCTAATTGTTAAAACAGAATAAGTGATAAAGgcataatgatttataataaacacaTATTACAAACTGTACTTACTCTTAATGTTGTGTTAAAAAGCATTATTaagttttttatctttaatattagtGTTGCGTCTGTACAGTATGCCTAAAAGGTTTAACAATTAATCGATTGATTAGTTCTTTTAACTAGTATCTTCGATTTTATGTAAAGCTTACTGAATGTGTTCTAACTGAATTGACTATTTTAGGTAGAGCCATAGTCCATAATTCTTCTAAATAAGAATGAGTAGCTAATCCATTACTTGTATTCAAAATATGATCTTCTACCACAAAAAAGCCGACAATACTATGTAGATAAGCCTGATATCCAATTAAACTTTCGTgctaaaaaaaagatgagagtatatttaaaaatatttattacaataattaattgatacagACCCTATACTTACCATATTAATGGGAGCTTGCAAGACAAGCCTAGCCTGTTGCTTTCTTTGGTTCCTATAGTAAGTCTTAAATGTTTCACCTTCACGGAGAACAGTGTAAATATGCATACAACGATATACCGGGCTGAAATCCATCAAGTCTTGCGCGCTTAATTCTTCCTCTCCGTCGCCTGATTCCGAATACGTttgtgattttttctttttccgtccAATAATTTCAGCTTCAATAACCAATTGTTCGGCAGTCTAAAGAACAAGCATAAGACGTTATttgttatgttattttatataatcttagATTAAAATTAGCCTTCTTATGATATTAATACATGTAAGATTTTGCTTACATGTCGCATTGCAACCTCTCCAATTTTTGGCGaatgttttcttatattctcTAAAAAATCTCGTAGGTCTGACATGGAAgcatcttttatattttcacgcAATCTACAATCAAAATTGTAACAAAGAATTATGaagttaaatttaaaattatagttATCTTTTAGAATACTACCTACTGTGGAATTTGTTGAGTTATTTGGGAAGAGAATCTATAATTTGTAACTTTTGGAAGGTCATGGTGTTCTAGTTGCTCAAGAGTTTTCAAAGCTGGATAGTAACGTTTATCTTTCAATTGCTTTTGTAGTTTCGCGTAAGCTGCCAAAACAGGAAGGCACATAGTGAGACTGTTTACAGCAGCTGCCATGTTACTTTCTACTTTACGTGCCCGTACAagttcttctcccttttcaaTTACTTTACTAGAAGTGGCAGTTATACATTTGTCAAGTTCTACTATTTCTGCCTGTAAAGTTAACGATACTTTAATCAAACTatgcaatttatataaaagaaatacctCGTACTAAGTTAAAgcgaatataaaaacattcatCGACTAACATTAAGTTGTTGTGCTTGTGAGCGAACTTGTAAAAGTTCGCGAATAGAATCGATGAATCCTTGATAGTGATGATTACACATTCTTTCGATATCTTTGTCATGAGCTTTGATACGCTCATCGAGCTTCTCCAAAAATTTTTCATGTTCATTGCCATCATAAATCGCCCTGCAAAAAAGTCATTAAGAATGGATAGTATAATTGcttcaacaaaataatataattacttcCAGTAGCAATGATAGTACCTGATAATAAGGCCTATACTATTATTGTTTGATGTttctatttcatataaaaaatgttcatgTTTGGGTGCAACGctcgaaagaatattttgaatttgaGCGACCGATAATCTTgacatattatttaatttgatcttatttcattttattttcatccctTAACTTGCGATCTCGTTTTCACCCCTTCATTGCGCATATGCACCGTTCGATCTTGCATCTGCGTAAAGGGGGTGGTTTTCGTAGGCGCgttttttcgatagaaatgcAATGATATGCtgtaatcgtaaataaaataaacataccGAAAAGTAGGTCCTAAATAATCATCGATAGCTTCTATTTCTTGTATGAGGGCGTCGTAACgttgcattttttattaaattctcttTCAATATTGATGTTACAATAACActtaatttatcaaaagaaaaggattataTCAAATTAGAATAAATCGTCATCTTAAcctacaaattatttttaattaatgtttttagTAATACGATCTGTCAGCATagacagaaataaataattaaacatacgATTTGTCAAATTTGGAATCTCGTATATACGATCCTGAACATCTGATACAACTCGCCCTCTagcaaagaaaagattgaactaattttttttttttattttggtaCCCTATACGGGT is a genomic window containing:
- the LOC122634059 gene encoding exocyst complex component 6B isoform X1, which encodes MSRLSVAQIQNILSSVAPKHEHFLYEIETSNNNSIGLIIRAIYDGNEHEKFLEKLDERIKAHDKDIERMCNHHYQGFIDSIRELLQVRSQAQQLNAEIVELDKCITATSSKVIEKGEELVRARKVESNMAAAVNSLTMCLPVLAAYAKLQKQLKDKRYYPALKTLEQLEHHDLPKVTNYRFSSQITQQIPQLRENIKDASMSDLRDFLENIRKHSPKIGEVAMRHTAEQLVIEAEIIGRKKKKSQTYSESGDGEEELSAQDLMDFSPVYRCMHIYTVLREGETFKTYYRNQRKQQARLVLQAPINMHESLIGYQAYLHSIVGFFVVEDHILNTSNGLATHSYLEELWTMALPKIVNSVRTHSAYCTDATLILKIKNLIMLFNTTLRNYGYPVGQLWDLLQEIRVHYNEVLMQHWVQVFRDILDEDSFLPLQVTSQAEYESILSSFPYHDEELQKAKFPKKFPFSAMVPKVYQQVKEFIYACLKYSEDLNFTQAEIDEMICKSTNLLLTRTFSGCLSSLFRKPSLALLQVVQIIINMGYLEKSTKYLEEFVTNITGTQHEGQLSCVGDKSAMFRVAREDAETQICEKLEKKLDEFLELENYDWNLSEPQGHASGFITDLIAFLQSTFTCFTNLPDEVAQVACKSACDHIAKAILDILISEDVKQISMGALQQVNLDTIQCEQFAASEPIVGLPEGTLLQYFSQLRQLLDLFMGWDWPTYFHDYGHDSSKYNLVTPNMAVILLEKLKESDKKTVFSVLKKSERDKKKLLETVLKQLRQLAQTTQQ
- the LOC122634059 gene encoding exocyst complex component 6 isoform X2, which codes for MQRYDALIQEIEAIDDYLGPTFRAIYDGNEHEKFLEKLDERIKAHDKDIERMCNHHYQGFIDSIRELLQVRSQAQQLNAEIVELDKCITATSSKVIEKGEELVRARKVESNMAAAVNSLTMCLPVLAAYAKLQKQLKDKRYYPALKTLEQLEHHDLPKVTNYRFSSQITQQIPQLRENIKDASMSDLRDFLENIRKHSPKIGEVAMRHTAEQLVIEAEIIGRKKKKSQTYSESGDGEEELSAQDLMDFSPVYRCMHIYTVLREGETFKTYYRNQRKQQARLVLQAPINMHESLIGYQAYLHSIVGFFVVEDHILNTSNGLATHSYLEELWTMALPKIVNSVRTHSAYCTDATLILKIKNLIMLFNTTLRNYGYPVGQLWDLLQEIRVHYNEVLMQHWVQVFRDILDEDSFLPLQVTSQAEYESILSSFPYHDEELQKAKFPKKFPFSAMVPKVYQQVKEFIYACLKYSEDLNFTQAEIDEMICKSTNLLLTRTFSGCLSSLFRKPSLALLQVVQIIINMGYLEKSTKYLEEFVTNITGTQHEGQLSCVGDKSAMFRVAREDAETQICEKLEKKLDEFLELENYDWNLSEPQGHASGFITDLIAFLQSTFTCFTNLPDEVAQVACKSACDHIAKAILDILISEDVKQISMGALQQVNLDTIQCEQFAASEPIVGLPEGTLLQYFSQLRQLLDLFMGWDWPTYFHDYGHDSSKYNLVTPNMAVILLEKLKESDKKTVFSVLKKSERDKKKLLETVLKQLRQLAQTTQQ